Sequence from the Hamadaea flava genome:
GCCGACAACGTGGTGTACGACAGCTACGGGCGTGTCACATCGTCGACCGACGGCGAGAACCACACGACCGCGACGGTCTTTACGGACAACGCCGATCACCTGAACACGTCCAAGGCGGTCACCGTTCCCGGTGGCCTGACGACGACGACCACGTTCAACGTGCGTCGCAGCCTCCCATTGGCCATCACAGATGCCAACAGCAACGTGACCACGGCGACGTACGACGCGCTGGGCCGCCTGTTGACGGTCAAGAAGCCGGGCAACACGTCGTCGACCCCGAATGTCACGTACGCCTACAGCAACAGCCGTGACGCCGCACCGTGGATCAAGACCACCACGCTCGGCCCGAACGGTGGCAACGTCTACACCTTCGAGATCTACGACGGTCTGCTGCGACCCCGTCAGACGCAGACGACCACAGCCGACGGCAAACGGATGATCACCGACACCCAGTACGACGGCCGTGGTCTGGCGGTCAAGGTGACGACTTTCTACAACGCGGAATCCGGTCCGTACTCGACGCTGGTGGCGTTCGCGGATACCGGCGTCGACCGCCAGACTCGGTACACCTATGACGGCCGAGGCCGTCAGCTCACGGACGAGACCTGGTCCCAGAACGTGATGAAGTGGTATTCCGTCAGCAGCTACGGCTTCCACAGCGTCACCACTCAGCCGCCCATCGGCGGCACCGCGACCCAGGAGCGTACCGACAGCCTGGGCAATCTGGTCGAGAAGCGCCAGTACCAGAGCTTCGCCGACTACACCGAGCTGGTCGCCGGTGACTTCACCAACGACGGCAAGAACGACCTGTTCGGCATCCGCCCTGGTAGTGACCGTCGCATCCGATTCGTTGGCAACGGCGACGGCACCTTCGTTCCGAACACCGGCTCGGCGACCACTGGCTGGTCCGCCTACCGCAACTGGGTGTCCGGCAACTTCGACACCGCCGGAAACCTCGACCTCATCGGCATCCGCAAATCCGATGGCGTGCTCATGCGCTACCAAGGTGACGGCACCGGTGGATTCCCCTCGTCCGCCCAGGTGGGCGCCGGGTTCAGCGGCTACAGCGAACTGGCAGCCGGGGACTTCGACGGGGACGGCCTCACCGACCTTGTCGAAATCCGCAGCTCCGACGGCATGCTGCAGTATTCCCATTCCAAATCGACCGGCGGTGCCTTCGACACCCCGGTGGATGTGAGCACCGGCTGGTCCGGCTATGAACACCTGGTCGCCGGGGACGCCAACGGCGATGGCAAGGTCGACCTGCTGGCGATCCGGAGCTCCGACCACGTGCTGCGTCGCTGGCTGGGCAACGGCAACGGCACGTTCGCTGCCGGAACGGATGTCTCCACGGGATGGAAGCGGGCCAACCTGGCCGCGGGCGACTTCACCGGAGACGGCAAGCTGGACCTGTTCGGGGCCTTCCCGCAGGACCAGGGCGACATTCACCTCAAGCGGTGGGCCGGCGACAACACGACCTTCACCTCGATGGGCTCCCTCGTCGCGACGAACGGTCAGGCGTGGGATAGCACGACCTACACCTACGACCGGCGGAACCAGCTGACCTCGACCAAGGGCCCGGACGGCGCCACTTGGACCTACACCTACGACCTGCTCGGCCGTAAGGTGCAGTCGGTGGATCCGGACACGGGCACCAGCACCACCAAGTACGACAAGGTCAACAACGTCATCTCCGCGACCGACGGCCGGGGCCAGCTACTGACCTACAGCTACGACGGTCTTGCTCGCAAGACGGCCATGTACAAGGACGCCGGCAAGACCGCCGCCGGTCAACTCGCCTCCTGGACCTATTACCCCTCCGGCACCACCGGAAAGGCCGGCCAACTCGCAACCGCGACGCGGTACGTGGGTGGCAACCAGGTCGGCGGATCGGCGTACGTGCAGTCGATCACGAGTTACAACGCCGACTATCAGCCGGCACACGTAGATGTCACGGTTCCGGCCGCCGAAGGAGCGTTGGCCAATACCTACGGATTCGACTACACGTACATGAACAACGGCCAGCCGAATACGGTGGTGTCCCCAGCGGCCGGTGGTCTCCCAGCGGAGACCCTGACCTACGGCTACGGCGCCTTCGGGCACCTCACCTCATTGGTCGCTGGATCGACGCGCATCATCGACAGCCAGACGTACACGTATGACGGCCAGGTCTACCAGCAGCTCCTGGGTACCTCGGGCAAGCAGGTTCGGCACACCTTCAGCTATGAAGCGTCCACCGGGCGCCTGCTGACCAGCCAGCTCGACACCCAGAACCAGACCACGCCGACGACCTGGGATGACAAGACAACGGACTCGTACGCCTTCGACGATGCCGGCAACGTCCGCAGCATCGCCACCAAGAACACGGGTACGCAAGACCAGGCCGAGTGCGTCACCTATGACGGTCTCCGCCGGATGACGCAGGCGTGGACGGTCTCGACGTCGAGCTGTTCCAACGGTCCGCAGAAGGCCGGCGTCGACCCGTACCGCCTGAGCTGGACCTTCGACCTCGCGGGCAACCGCAAGACCGAAACCGGCTACAACGCCGACGGCAGCGTCGACTACCTGTCGACCTACACCTACGGCGGGACCGGCAAGCCGCTCCACTCCCTCGCCTCCGTCGTCACCACCGGCACCGGAGCGAGCACGAAGACGTACAACTACGACGCCGCAGGGAACACCACGAGCCGACCCGCCCCCGGCGGCAGCCAGCAGACCCTGAGCTGGACCGAGGACGGCAAGCTCTCCCTCGTCGACGATTCCAGCGACACCAGCATGGTCTACGACGCGAACGGCAACCGCATGATCCGCGTCGAACCCGGTGGCTACCGGACGCTCTACCTGCCAGACGGCAGCGAACTGCGAGCTAATAGCACCGGTGCAGTGGCGGCGACCCGCTACTACGGTGGCGTCGCAGTCCGGTCGGCGAACACGGACTCGTCGGGCAACCTGACCAGTGGGACCACGCTGACCTGGACCATCGCCGACCACCACGGCACCGGGTCCATCGTGGTCGACTCCTCGACGCTGTCGTGTCAGCGTCGACGGAGTACCCCGTTCGGTACGGCTCGTGGCAGCCAGCCCAATGGCTTCGGGAGCAAGGGCTTCGTCGGCGGCACCAACGACCCGACTGGGCTCGTCCATGTCGGAGCTCGAGAGTACGACCCTGTGCTCGGCCGTTTCATCAGCGTCGACCCGATTTACGATCTCGGGGACCCGCAAAGCTGGAACGGATACGCCTACGCGAATAATGCTCCAGCTACTAGAAGCGACCCGAGTGGTACCTACGCTGTGGACGACAGTGAAGCGAATCCAGGCTCACACTCCAGTCAGAGTTGGGATCCTAAGAGCGTGGTCGCCGGGCTGCGTCAAAGCGAGGAGAATGCCAAAAGGGAAGAAAATGAGAATGCGAACAAGCCGACAGTGACTGTCTGTACCGCAACCTCGGTTTGTGTAATCAGTCCTGATGGCAAGGCAGGCCCGACAGTGTACAACTGCAACGGCGTTGGCGCCTGCATAATCCGGAATGGGGGCTTGGGGCCGAAGACCAAATATTACTGCAATGTGCAGAACTCCTGCGACCTGACTGGCTCTCCCTATGGGGCCGTCGGTACGTTGGTTTGCAGGGCAAACCCCTGCCTCCTCACCCCGAAGCCTCAGCGAACGTTGTGTCAACGAGAGCCGGGATCGTTGGCCTGCACTTGGGATCATTTCACCTCATGGGACTATTTGGGCAAAGTTGCGAACGGAGCTGAGGCTGGGGCTACAGCGGGTGGAATCGCTGGATGCGCAGTAGGAGTCTGGGCACTTGGGGTGGGTTGCTTGGTCCTCGGTGAGCCCGGTGCAATGATCGGCGCTGTGGTTGGAGCGCTGAGCGCTACCGCTCTTGCGGGCAAGGAGTACGGCGAAGAAGACTCTAAAGTGACCTGGATTGACGGAGCATGTGGAACGCCAAGTACCTCGCCGTGTAATCCAGGTTCTCCTGAAGTGTTTACTAGTTGAGGACCCGGCATGTCACAGGATGGGCGTCAGGAATTGCGATTTCGTTTCGTGCTCTTTTGGTTGGCGATCCTTGGAGCATTGTCGGGTACGGTGGCGCTTTCGCTGACGCTGGTGGCTGCAGGCGGAGTGGTATTGACCTGCATGTTGTTCGGCATACTCGTACTGTCATCGCTCCTTGCTGCAATTGTTACGAGGTATTTTTCGCCTCGCTAATCTGATAACAAGGTGAATTGGAGCATCGCCTCGGATCGCAGATGATGGGTAGGCCGACTTCGTGTCGGCGTACCCATCATCTTTCATCTTTTCGGACCAGTGTTAGGCGGTTGCGGACGCCGCCTGCTGAATCACCCTCGCCACCACCTCCGCCTTCGTGATGAGCGCAAGGTGCCCCGCGCGTACCTCGGTGATCCGAGAACCGGCCCGCGTCGCCATGAACCGCTGGGCCGTCGGCGTGATGATCTGGTCTTGCGTCCCGAGCACATACCAGGACGGGATCGTCTTCCATGCCGGTACGCCGGCCGGGGTGAATCCGGCGCTCAACGCCAGCGGGCGCTGGGCGGCGTACAGGGACAAGGCTTTGGGCCGGGGGACACCTGCCGCGAACGGGCCGAGGAAGGTGTCCTGCTTGAGGTAGAGGTCGACGTCGCCGGGCGGTGCGCCTGGGTAGGGCACGAAGTCGAAGACGGTGGCGGGGTCGACGTTGAGCGCCGAGTCTTCGCCCGCGAGCGGGAAGATCTGCTCGCCCTCGTCCGGCGCGAACGCGTCCTCGTAGACCAGTGCCTTGACGTTCGCGTTGCCGGTGGCGGCTTGGGTGATGACCGCGCCGCCGTAGGAGTGGCCCACCAGGACGATCGGCCCGGTGAGGGTGGCTAGGAAGTCCGCGATCGTCTGGCCGTCGGTGGTCAGGTTGCGCAGTGGGTTCGGCGGGATGCGCACGGGATACCCGGCTCGCCGCAGCCGGTCGCCGACGGCGGTCCACGACGAGCCGTCGGCCCACGCGCCGTGCACCAGGACGATGGTCGGCTTCGGCTGGGCGTGCCGGTCGCCGGCGGTGGCCCCGGCCGCGGGGAGCAGGACGGTCAGTGCCGCGGCGAGCAGGGCCGCGACGATGAGCCGGAGCCGCCGGGCACCCGTGCGTTGTGGTTCGGACAAGAGGCACTCCTCGATCTACGGGGCGGGGTGGTGTCGCAAGCCGAAACGTGCCGCGCCGAACAACCGTGTCGTGCAATTTGTCGGTGATGTCAGGAGAATAGATGTCCGGACGGTGTTCGGCCGCGTTCACCCTTCGGACGTGGAGCATTCGCCCGCGCGGCATCGATTCACAACGCATCGATGCGTACCATTTCATAAGGTGATCCGCCGACGAAGGAGTCCGATGACCGTCAAACGCCTCACCGTAGTGCTGGCCGCCGTCGTGACGTTGGGCGTCGCGGGCGGCGCCTACGCGCTCCAGCACGGCCCCGGCAATGGCCCTGATCAGAGCGCCGGCCGCGGCCCTGATCCGGTGCCGGCGGCGGTGACCGCGGCCGCCGTGCCCCGGCCTGATCATGTCGTGCTGGTCATGTTCGAGAACAAGAAGTACTCGTCGATCAACGGCAGCTCCAGCGCCCCCTACTTCAATTCGCTGGCCGCGCAGGGCGCGAAGTTCACCAAGTCCTTCGCCATCACCCACCCCAGCCAGCCCAACTACATCGCGCTGTTCTCCGGCTCGGCTCAAGGTGTCACCGACGACAGCTGTCCGCGTACGTTCACCGGGAAGGAGAACCTCGGGCACCAGC
This genomic interval carries:
- a CDS encoding FG-GAP-like repeat-containing protein — encoded protein: MLVSMLGWTPEAHAAAPDLQAAAAEDRSVAVSAIKTSKSTAPKMEQYKGHATKWPSAGTASVDLPMGGDGLRQSGSTTVGDLPVTVTPLDGDGKALSRSAPGKAAEAPGKVRLSVVDRKLTEPTGSALAFQVGREDGKRGGAVRLRVDISSFSHAYGADWAWRLKATAVPECYLTTPTKQGCAAGKVVKSAVDGDAGVITFDVALDTASAATETVVALAASGSSTETGDFTKTDLKESSTWSAGGNSGDFTYSYPLQVPPVPSNLVPSVAFNYSSGAVDGQTAGSHTQPSEIGEGWSYSPGYIERTYRPCIQDNDNSPNWTMVTADLCWRLPNAQIMLNGKSSEIVLGSDNVWRLADDDGEKVELLTGATNNDIDGEHWKITTMDGTQYWFGLEDLPNGRTGTGSVMTAPVYSNRSNEPCYNSSAAISSRCNRQALRWMLDYVVDRNGNEISYWYGRTANNTAMFNDSTFTTGYYRELHLNRIEYGTRTTDAATVTAPARVVFNYGDRCVTTSCTTHNDTNWPDTPWDLVCTGTTCANNMSPSFFSTLRLESVQTQVLVNSSYSTVDKWTLEHTFPTPGDASAVLWLASISHTGYSDTSSIATPQVSFNGTLMQNRADYDAGASMQSHKKWRISQVLTETGKQIDVTYAANDVHCAAGDTPNPDNNPNRCFPQYYTNPSGDSGWSWWHKRIVSSVVETDRVGGSPAVATNYAYSTASTSTNVLWAHGDGAAVWGSSIDYRSWSDWRGYSDVTVTTGPATGTRSQMGYVYFRGLHGDRTDTGNRTVSLSPYSGSWSDQQQRAGHLMNEITYDQAGGTAERIVQYNPYGAETGTRTLTEAWAIPATFKSYINRTDNVTTYEVDDAGTMASRSGTVDTFDSRGRLVSRSDKGNVGVVDETCTLYAYAQNPGLYLYAFKQREQQYSGECDANGAATSTDLLYDHAWRFDGQTYGAAPLEGNISRDYVWNVDAVNGVTGEWVSIADNVVYDSYGRVTSSTDGENHTTATVFTDNADHLNTSKAVTVPGGLTTTTTFNVRRSLPLAITDANSNVTTATYDALGRLLTVKKPGNTSSTPNVTYAYSNSRDAAPWIKTTTLGPNGGNVYTFEIYDGLLRPRQTQTTTADGKRMITDTQYDGRGLAVKVTTFYNAESGPYSTLVAFADTGVDRQTRYTYDGRGRQLTDETWSQNVMKWYSVSSYGFHSVTTQPPIGGTATQERTDSLGNLVEKRQYQSFADYTELVAGDFTNDGKNDLFGIRPGSDRRIRFVGNGDGTFVPNTGSATTGWSAYRNWVSGNFDTAGNLDLIGIRKSDGVLMRYQGDGTGGFPSSAQVGAGFSGYSELAAGDFDGDGLTDLVEIRSSDGMLQYSHSKSTGGAFDTPVDVSTGWSGYEHLVAGDANGDGKVDLLAIRSSDHVLRRWLGNGNGTFAAGTDVSTGWKRANLAAGDFTGDGKLDLFGAFPQDQGDIHLKRWAGDNTTFTSMGSLVATNGQAWDSTTYTYDRRNQLTSTKGPDGATWTYTYDLLGRKVQSVDPDTGTSTTKYDKVNNVISATDGRGQLLTYSYDGLARKTAMYKDAGKTAAGQLASWTYYPSGTTGKAGQLATATRYVGGNQVGGSAYVQSITSYNADYQPAHVDVTVPAAEGALANTYGFDYTYMNNGQPNTVVSPAAGGLPAETLTYGYGAFGHLTSLVAGSTRIIDSQTYTYDGQVYQQLLGTSGKQVRHTFSYEASTGRLLTSQLDTQNQTTPTTWDDKTTDSYAFDDAGNVRSIATKNTGTQDQAECVTYDGLRRMTQAWTVSTSSCSNGPQKAGVDPYRLSWTFDLAGNRKTETGYNADGSVDYLSTYTYGGTGKPLHSLASVVTTGTGASTKTYNYDAAGNTTSRPAPGGSQQTLSWTEDGKLSLVDDSSDTSMVYDANGNRMIRVEPGGYRTLYLPDGSELRANSTGAVAATRYYGGVAVRSANTDSSGNLTSGTTLTWTIADHHGTGSIVVDSSTLSCQRRRSTPFGTARGSQPNGFGSKGFVGGTNDPTGLVHVGAREYDPVLGRFISVDPIYDLGDPQSWNGYAYANNAPATRSDPSGTYAVDDSEANPGSHSSQSWDPKSVVAGLRQSEENAKREENENANKPTVTVCTATSVCVISPDGKAGPTVYNCNGVGACIIRNGGLGPKTKYYCNVQNSCDLTGSPYGAVGTLVCRANPCLLTPKPQRTLCQREPGSLACTWDHFTSWDYLGKVANGAEAGATAGGIAGCAVGVWALGVGCLVLGEPGAMIGAVVGALSATALAGKEYGEEDSKVTWIDGACGTPSTSPCNPGSPEVFTS
- a CDS encoding alpha/beta hydrolase, whose product is MSEPQRTGARRLRLIVAALLAAALTVLLPAAGATAGDRHAQPKPTIVLVHGAWADGSSWTAVGDRLRRAGYPVRIPPNPLRNLTTDGQTIADFLATLTGPIVLVGHSYGGAVITQAATGNANVKALVYEDAFAPDEGEQIFPLAGEDSALNVDPATVFDFVPYPGAPPGDVDLYLKQDTFLGPFAAGVPRPKALSLYAAQRPLALSAGFTPAGVPAWKTIPSWYVLGTQDQIITPTAQRFMATRAGSRITEVRAGHLALITKAEVVARVIQQAASATA